In Saccharothrix syringae, the following are encoded in one genomic region:
- a CDS encoding FliA/WhiG family RNA polymerase sigma factor encodes MDSGGEHTADSGGSAGGVGEHTADSGGSAGGVGEHTADSGGSAGGAGRPAHPAAESRTADDVEAGIIALWHTYGESKDQTVRDRLVLHYAPLVKYVAGRVGTGLPAHVDVADLIQSGIFGLVDAIEKFEPERGLKFETYAMQRIRGAILDDLRSQDWVPRSVRSRARDVERALERLGARLQRTPTDRELAAELKIGLGELRELYAQLQLTSVVALDELIAAGRSAGGAGSSLAESLPDEGAEDPIATLVDQDSRRQLADAIAQLAERDRVVVTLYYFENLTLAEIGKVLGVTESRVCQLHTRAVLRLRTKLNEQLES; translated from the coding sequence GTGGACAGCGGCGGCGAGCACACCGCGGACAGTGGCGGCAGTGCCGGTGGTGTCGGCGAGCACACCGCGGACAGCGGCGGCAGTGCCGGTGGTGTCGGCGAGCACACCGCGGACAGCGGCGGCAGTGCGGGCGGTGCCGGCAGACCGGCGCACCCGGCCGCCGAATCGCGTACCGCCGACGACGTGGAAGCCGGCATCATCGCGCTCTGGCACACCTACGGCGAGTCCAAGGACCAGACCGTGCGCGATCGCCTCGTGCTCCACTACGCCCCGCTGGTCAAGTACGTCGCGGGCCGCGTCGGTACCGGCCTGCCCGCGCACGTCGACGTGGCCGACCTGATCCAGTCGGGCATCTTCGGCCTGGTCGACGCGATCGAGAAGTTCGAGCCCGAGCGCGGCCTGAAGTTCGAGACCTACGCCATGCAGCGCATCAGGGGCGCCATCCTCGACGACCTCCGCTCGCAGGACTGGGTGCCGCGCTCGGTCCGCAGCCGGGCCCGCGACGTCGAGCGCGCCCTCGAACGCCTCGGCGCCCGCCTCCAGCGCACCCCGACCGACCGCGAACTGGCCGCCGAGCTGAAGATCGGCCTCGGTGAGCTGCGCGAGCTCTACGCCCAGCTCCAGCTGACCAGCGTCGTGGCCCTCGACGAGCTGATCGCGGCGGGCCGCAGCGCGGGCGGCGCGGGCTCGTCACTGGCCGAGTCCCTGCCCGACGAGGGCGCCGAGGACCCGATCGCCACGCTCGTCGACCAGGACAGCCGCCGCCAACTGGCCGACGCCATCGCCCAACTCGCCGAACGCGACCGCGTCGTGGTCACCCTTTACTACTTCGAGAACCTGACCCTGGCCGAGATCGGCAAGGTCCTGGGCGTGACCGAGTCCCGCGTCTGCCAACTCCACACCCGCGCGGTCCTCCGGCTCCGCACCAAGCTCAACGAGCAGTTGGAGAGTTAG
- a CDS encoding tyrosine recombinase XerC: protein MSPQPPARTPRADLARLRRGLPADVKAALDGYERHLASERALSPHTVRAYLGDVVALLVHLAAGAPEHAAVESVDLPGLRSWLAAQHSAGASRTTLARRAASARAFTAWAARTGLLADDPGPRLAAPRPHRTLPQVLRPEQARAAMAAAEVGAEQGDPVALRDQAVVELLYATGVRVAELCGLDLDDVDYSQRVIRVLGKGSRERVVPFGVPAERAVRRWVEHGRSALVSDRSHRALLLGARGGRLDPRTARKIVHDVVGALPDGIDTGPHGLRHSAATHLLEGGADLRTVQELLGHATLATTQLYTHVTVERLKAIHDRTHPRS, encoded by the coding sequence ATGTCCCCGCAGCCGCCCGCTCGGACACCGAGAGCGGATCTCGCGCGCCTCCGTCGCGGGCTGCCTGCCGACGTCAAGGCGGCGCTGGACGGCTACGAGCGCCACCTCGCCTCCGAGCGCGCGTTATCCCCGCACACGGTTCGCGCTTACCTGGGTGACGTGGTGGCCCTGCTGGTCCACCTGGCCGCCGGCGCGCCCGAGCACGCCGCGGTGGAGTCAGTCGACCTGCCCGGGCTCCGTTCCTGGCTGGCCGCGCAGCACTCGGCCGGCGCGAGCCGCACGACGCTGGCGCGGCGCGCGGCCTCCGCCCGGGCGTTCACCGCGTGGGCAGCCCGCACCGGCCTGCTCGCCGACGACCCGGGCCCGCGGCTGGCCGCGCCCCGCCCGCACCGGACGCTGCCCCAGGTGCTGCGCCCGGAGCAGGCCCGCGCCGCGATGGCGGCTGCCGAAGTAGGCGCGGAACAGGGAGATCCGGTTGCGCTGCGTGACCAGGCCGTGGTGGAGTTGCTGTACGCGACGGGTGTGCGAGTCGCGGAGTTGTGCGGTCTCGACCTCGACGACGTGGACTACTCCCAAAGGGTGATTCGGGTTCTGGGCAAGGGCAGCCGCGAACGTGTGGTGCCGTTCGGCGTTCCGGCCGAACGCGCGGTACGTCGCTGGGTGGAACACGGACGATCGGCGCTGGTCAGCGACCGTTCACACCGGGCACTGCTGCTCGGCGCGCGCGGCGGGCGGCTCGACCCGCGCACCGCCAGGAAGATCGTCCACGACGTGGTGGGCGCGCTCCCCGACGGGATCGACACCGGGCCCCACGGCCTGCGCCACTCGGCGGCCACGCACCTGTTGGAAGGGGGAGCGGACCTGCGCACCGTCCAAGAGCTCCTTGGTCACGCTACGCTCGCAACGACTCAGCTCTACACCCACGTCACCGTCGAACGGCTGAAGGCGATCCATGACCGAACCCACCCCCGTTCCTGA
- a CDS encoding DNA-processing protein DprA, with the protein MVVEAGRRSGAKNTAASTSALGRVLMAVPGPVTSVSSLGCHELLRSGEALPVTNVAEILESTGRLGVDLVEATRNTDVGAPQGDAMRVFEALGLSSGCSPEAISVESGVELTRVRALLPELELAGLAQRAETGWKRSQEASWRGDT; encoded by the coding sequence GTGGTGGTCGAGGCGGGGCGGCGCAGCGGGGCCAAGAACACGGCCGCGTCCACCTCGGCGCTCGGGCGGGTGCTCATGGCGGTGCCGGGGCCGGTCACCTCGGTCAGCTCGCTGGGCTGCCACGAGCTGCTGCGGTCCGGCGAGGCCCTGCCGGTCACCAACGTCGCCGAGATCCTCGAATCCACCGGGCGGCTCGGCGTCGACCTGGTCGAGGCGACGCGCAACACCGACGTCGGTGCGCCGCAGGGCGACGCGATGCGGGTCTTCGAAGCGTTGGGCCTGTCGTCGGGGTGCAGCCCGGAGGCGATCTCGGTCGAGTCGGGTGTCGAGCTCACGCGGGTGCGCGCTCTGCTGCCGGAACTCGAACTGGCCGGTCTGGCCCAGCGCGCGGAAACAGGTTGGAAGCGCTCCCAGGAGGCGAGTTGGCGTGGCGATACTTGA
- a CDS encoding tyrosine-type recombinase/integrase, which translates to MIDDELHVMSVADRFLRELRFGRDRAESTSEAYARGVALFLCWCVRTGRDWTTAAAEMGLFMTWLKYTPTGDGQVVIGPGAAPVRGEARINAVLVAVRAFLSFAVVNGQAPQWVLGAIYELADTRDLPLETQSEDGGLFYRLRARHSLKEPETAMDRASDEEIVALFMACRSARDRLIVLLLSRVGLRRSQTVGLRRSDLHLLPDNRSLGCDVEGAHLHVTRRENANGAWSKSRRSYSVPADFLVVQAIDQYLLERHQCPEASNSDFLLVNLFRPPLGEPMPPGAVNELFKALCARAGLARSVTPHMCRHTFGSNLADSGALLDEIQHLMGHASPTSSQPYLHPSVSRLRQAVDRVPTPRVLAEGVSR; encoded by the coding sequence GTGATCGACGACGAGTTGCACGTCATGTCGGTGGCCGATCGGTTCCTGCGGGAGCTGCGGTTCGGGCGGGACCGGGCCGAGTCGACCAGCGAGGCGTACGCCCGTGGAGTCGCGTTGTTCCTGTGCTGGTGTGTGCGGACCGGTCGGGACTGGACGACGGCGGCGGCCGAGATGGGCCTGTTCATGACCTGGCTGAAGTACACCCCGACAGGCGACGGTCAAGTGGTTATCGGTCCCGGTGCGGCACCGGTACGTGGTGAAGCTCGAATCAATGCGGTGCTGGTGGCCGTGCGGGCGTTTCTGTCGTTCGCCGTGGTCAACGGACAAGCCCCGCAGTGGGTTCTCGGGGCGATCTACGAACTGGCGGACACCCGTGATCTGCCGCTGGAAACCCAGAGCGAGGACGGTGGGCTGTTCTACCGACTGCGCGCCCGGCACAGTTTGAAAGAGCCAGAGACCGCGATGGACCGGGCCAGCGATGAGGAGATCGTTGCGCTGTTCATGGCATGTCGTTCGGCACGGGACCGATTGATCGTGTTGCTGCTGTCACGTGTGGGTCTGCGCAGGAGCCAGACCGTAGGGCTACGTCGCAGCGACCTTCATCTGTTGCCCGATAACCGGTCGCTGGGCTGCGACGTGGAGGGAGCCCATCTTCATGTGACTCGGCGAGAGAATGCCAACGGAGCGTGGTCGAAGTCGCGGCGCTCGTACTCGGTACCGGCGGATTTCCTTGTGGTGCAGGCCATCGACCAGTATCTGCTTGAGCGCCATCAGTGCCCGGAGGCTTCCAACAGCGACTTCCTGCTGGTGAACTTGTTCCGGCCACCGCTGGGCGAGCCGATGCCCCCTGGCGCGGTAAATGAGCTGTTCAAGGCACTGTGCGCCCGTGCCGGTCTGGCCAGGTCCGTCACGCCGCACATGTGCCGTCACACCTTCGGCAGCAACCTCGCCGACTCTGGCGCGCTGCTGGATGAAATTCAACATCTGATGGGCCACGCCAGCCCCACCTCGTCGCAGCCTTACCTGCATCCTTCGGTGTCGCGACTGCGCCAGGCCGTCGACCGGGTACCCACTCCCCGCGTGCTAGCTGAGGGAGTTTCTCGGTGA
- a CDS encoding tyrosine-type recombinase/integrase, with product MISSITAHLVDPRTESAEGAEIWAAIEPESLKILGWDHQRRVLVFPVGHPLLGWRACRVTGCHNDGRSALQLCPSCGRRWQAVVGTDFDTFLATPKPVMRCIGVAPCAVEGCKRPAKTTRTRLCVTHEYQKAFRLKLPLEQFLTHPEVVPLSAFGPCEVAACTRDRTGKGPYCQQHAQRHKLLKREPAFDVDHWRRTASAVSEGSEVSLRGLPDRVAAEVIYGIQHRTKHDVKTKYLMVRPACDYLREAEVSTVEDLPLDTLPRTVRVFLTSVVKALRRRRSTPESERHNDVWDLYAFGQSGNLTFTGITQQWLREAVKRWAFNDLPRRRGSNVSNVVQQKINSVVRLSESLRLQREDHGGDLAALSRHDITAFLNRLAYLQDQGEISGYTRLALCRSARQVLGGIHGLGLTDAGNLLHGLPSSFMISLDDLPDEPEDSEAGKDLPAEVMQHLCSHLDGLEEMTSADLRFSVELLIDTGRRPDEIAKLWLDCLERDQDGKPVLIYDNHKTNRKGRRLPIPEATAAVIVAQQERVRARYPDTPASQLRLFPSTSRNPAGNRPVSDDWITDRHRRWVTSLPDIHVPTMVQEGGTQVTKMLPFDKAKIFPYAYRHSYAQRHADAGVDVTVLKGLMDHRQITTTERYYRVGEHRRREAVERVVVMQFDRHGNRVWRQAKALLDSEHLRRAVGEVAVPYGGCSEPSNVAAGGQDCPLRFRCVGCGHFSTDISYLPDLEHYLADLLRHRERLAAALDADEWAKTEAVPSDEEIRRIRRLVDRMKGDLNDLSEEERAQIEEAIAIVRRGRGKIVGLGLPRVRQPLPDLRPERTA from the coding sequence GTGATCAGCAGCATCACAGCACACCTTGTCGACCCCCGCACCGAGAGCGCCGAGGGTGCGGAAATCTGGGCCGCGATCGAGCCGGAAAGCCTGAAGATCCTGGGCTGGGACCATCAGCGCAGGGTGCTGGTCTTCCCTGTCGGACACCCGTTGCTGGGATGGAGGGCGTGCAGGGTGACCGGGTGCCACAACGATGGCCGATCCGCGTTGCAGTTGTGCCCCTCGTGCGGACGCCGTTGGCAGGCCGTTGTGGGTACGGACTTCGACACATTCCTGGCGACGCCCAAGCCTGTGATGCGGTGCATCGGGGTGGCACCGTGCGCAGTGGAAGGATGTAAACGCCCGGCGAAGACCACACGGACGCGCCTGTGCGTTACCCACGAGTACCAGAAGGCTTTTCGGCTGAAGCTGCCGCTGGAGCAATTTCTCACACACCCCGAGGTGGTTCCCCTCTCCGCGTTCGGACCCTGCGAAGTCGCGGCCTGCACCCGTGACCGCACGGGCAAAGGTCCGTACTGCCAGCAGCACGCCCAGCGCCATAAACTGCTCAAGAGAGAACCGGCTTTCGACGTCGACCACTGGCGGCGGACGGCCTCGGCCGTCTCCGAGGGCAGCGAGGTCAGTCTGCGCGGCCTGCCGGATCGGGTTGCGGCCGAAGTGATCTACGGCATCCAGCATCGGACCAAGCACGATGTCAAGACCAAGTACCTCATGGTCCGTCCAGCGTGTGACTATCTCCGAGAGGCGGAGGTGTCGACGGTGGAGGATCTTCCGCTTGACACGCTGCCCCGGACCGTCCGGGTGTTCCTGACGTCCGTCGTGAAGGCCCTGCGACGCCGGAGGTCGACGCCGGAAAGCGAGCGCCACAACGACGTATGGGATCTGTACGCCTTTGGCCAGTCCGGGAATCTCACGTTCACCGGGATCACACAGCAGTGGCTCCGAGAGGCAGTCAAACGGTGGGCTTTCAATGATCTTCCGAGGCGGCGCGGCAGCAACGTCAGCAACGTCGTGCAGCAGAAGATCAACTCGGTAGTCCGGCTGTCGGAGAGTCTGCGGCTTCAGCGAGAAGACCACGGTGGAGATCTCGCCGCGCTGAGCCGCCACGACATCACGGCATTCCTCAACCGCCTGGCCTACCTGCAAGACCAGGGCGAGATCAGCGGCTACACGCGCCTCGCGTTGTGTCGCTCGGCTCGGCAGGTGCTGGGCGGGATACATGGTCTGGGCCTGACCGACGCAGGCAACCTCCTGCACGGGCTTCCCAGCAGTTTCATGATCAGTCTCGACGACCTGCCCGACGAGCCAGAGGACAGCGAGGCGGGGAAGGACCTGCCCGCGGAAGTGATGCAGCACCTGTGCTCCCACCTCGACGGGCTGGAGGAAATGACCAGTGCTGACCTGCGGTTCTCTGTCGAACTACTGATCGACACCGGCAGGCGCCCAGATGAGATTGCCAAACTCTGGCTGGACTGCTTGGAGCGCGATCAGGACGGCAAGCCCGTCCTGATCTATGACAACCACAAGACCAACCGGAAGGGGCGGCGACTGCCGATCCCCGAGGCCACCGCTGCGGTCATCGTCGCCCAGCAAGAACGCGTCCGGGCACGTTACCCAGACACCCCGGCGAGCCAGCTCAGACTGTTCCCGAGCACATCCCGGAACCCGGCGGGGAACAGGCCGGTCAGCGATGACTGGATCACTGACCGGCACCGCCGCTGGGTTACCAGCCTGCCTGACATCCACGTGCCCACGATGGTGCAAGAGGGCGGCACGCAGGTGACCAAGATGCTGCCGTTCGATAAGGCAAAGATCTTTCCCTACGCCTACCGCCACAGCTACGCCCAGCGGCACGCCGACGCCGGGGTGGATGTTACGGTCCTGAAGGGCCTGATGGATCACCGCCAGATCACCACTACAGAACGTTACTACCGGGTCGGCGAGCATCGACGTCGAGAAGCGGTTGAACGGGTCGTGGTGATGCAGTTCGACCGACACGGCAACCGAGTCTGGCGGCAGGCCAAGGCGCTGCTGGACTCCGAGCACCTCCGACGCGCGGTCGGTGAGGTCGCCGTTCCCTACGGCGGCTGCTCCGAGCCGTCCAACGTCGCGGCTGGAGGACAGGACTGCCCGCTGCGGTTCCGCTGTGTCGGATGCGGGCACTTCAGCACCGACATCTCCTACCTGCCCGACCTTGAGCACTATCTCGCCGATCTGTTGCGGCACAGGGAGCGTCTTGCGGCGGCACTGGACGCCGACGAGTGGGCGAAGACCGAAGCCGTGCCCTCCGACGAGGAGATCAGGCGCATCCGCCGACTGGTCGACCGGATGAAGGGCGACCTGAACGACTTGTCGGAGGAGGAGCGCGCTCAAATCGAGGAAGCCATCGCGATCGTCCGCCGAGGGCGAGGCAAGATCGTCGGCTTGGGCCTTCCTCGTGTCCGCCAGCCCCTACCCGACCTGCGACCGGAGCGCACCGCATGA